GATGACTTCCGTGGGGCAGTACGAAGTAAGAGACCTGCTGGGGGCGGTGGACTACGTGCACAGCCGCCAAGACTTGAATCCCAAGGTGGCGCTCTTAGGATTTTCCATGGGCGCCGCAACGGCTATTCTGGCGGGAGCGGCGGAGCCATCGATTGCGGCGGTAGTTGCTGATGCGCCTTTTGCAGACTTGACCCGGTATTTAGAGACGAATTTTTCGGTATGGACGGGATTGCCGGCCGTGCCCTTTAATCGGACGATCTTGGCGGTAACTCCTATCTTAACGGGATTGCAGCCGGAAAAAGTAAGTCCTGTACAGGTTGTGGGAGAGTTTGCCGGACGACCGCTGCTCTTAATTCACGGCGAGGCGGATGAGGATATTGCGCCGGAGAATAGTTGGGAATTGCAGCAGGCGTATCCGGCGGCGGAGCTGATGCTTGTAGCTGGGGCGCGCCATGTGAAAAGCTACCAGCAGGAGCCGATGCATTATGAAGCGGCGCTTTTAAATTTTTTGCGAAAAGTGGAGATTGCCCATTGACTTAGAGCGCGCTCTAAGGTGTACTATGAGTGTCGGGAGTATCTTGCAGGCATGCGGAGGAAGCGGGATGAATTACACTATCAAGCAGGTGGCTGAGCAATTTTCTATTTCAGCGCATACCTTGCGATATTATGAAAAAGAAGGGCTGTTGCCGCTGGTGATGCGGGATGAAAACGGAAATCGCCTTTTCGGCGAGGCGGATTTGGAATGGCTGGTGCTGATTCGTTGTTTGCGTGATACCGGTATGTCTGTGGGGGAGATTAAAGCGTATGTAGCTCTTTGTCAGCAAGGAGATGCTACCATTTTTCAACGACGCGAAATAATTGCGCAGCATAAACGGGATGTAGAGAAAAAAATCTGCCGCATGCAGGAATACCTGACTCGAATTGACCGGAAACTGCAAGGGTATGACGCGTTTATCGCTGGAGAAAGCTCCTGCGTTTGTCAGCCTGTGCACAGCGCGGCTGGAGATTAAAAAATAATAGTAGGAGGGTCTTTTATGGAAAAAGCAAAGGTCTATTTTACCAATATGCGGGCGACATCCAAAATGAACTTGCTTCAAAAGTTAGAGCATTTGGTGAAAAAAGCAGGAATGACGGATATTGACTTTAAGGAAAAATATGCGGCTATTAAGATTCATTTTGGCGAGCCGGGCAACTTGGCCTATTTGCGTCCTAACTATGCCAAGGTCATTGTAGATGTGATTAAGGCGCAGGGCGGCAAGGCGTTCTTGACAGACTGTAATACCCTCTATGTGGGGCGGCGTAAAGATGCGTTGGAGCACATGGACGCGGCCTATGAAAACGGTTTCAATCCCTTTGCAACCGGTTGCCAGATTATTATTGGCGATGGTCTGAAGGGTACGGATGAAGCGTATGTACCGGTAGTCGGCGGCGAGCATGTCAAAGAAGCGAAGATTGGCCGGGCTGTTATGGACGCGGATATTTTTATCAGCTTGACCCATTTTAAAGGGCATGAATTGACCGGTTTTGGGGGCGCCTTAAAAAATATTGGCATGGGCTGTGGCTCCCGAGCCGGTAAAATGGAAATGCACAGCGACGGCAAGCCGCGGGTACGGGAAAAATCTTGTGTAGGTTGCGGCGCTTGCGCTAAAATTTGCGCTCATAGCGCTATTACGATCACTGCGAAAAAAGCTAGTATTGATCATTCCATTTGCGTAGGTTGCGGTCGTTGTATCGGAACCTGTCATTTCAACGCCATTGCGGCGGCTTGGGACGAATCAAACGATGTTTTAAATAAGAAAATTGCCGAATATTCCTGGGCGGTACTGAATGACCGGCCGCATTTCCATATCAGTCTGGTCGTGGATGTGGCGCCGTTCTGCGATTGTCATGCAGAGAATGACGTGCCGATCATTCCAGATTTAGGCATGTTTGCTTCTTTTGACCCCGTAGCGCTGGACATGGCCTGCGCCGATATGGCTAACAAGGCGCCAGCCATTCCCGGCAGCCATTTGGGCGAACAACTGGCCGCTCGCAAAGATAGCACAGAGGCGGATCATTTTTGTACGGCCCATCCGGAAACCAACTGGCTTTCCTGCGTGGACCATGCGGAAAAGCTGGGCTTAGGCACGAAAAAGTATGAACTCATTGAGGTCTAAAGTTTTTTAACCGGAATAACGGCAGGATTTTGCCGTTAAAGGCGAGAAATACCCATAACTTGGCTGCAGTGAAGCGGCCTTGGTATGGGTATTTTCAATTAGGGGATGACGTTTTGAAAATTGGAGCTAGAGTGATTAAGACCGGTATTGCCGTGGCAGTTACCATGTTTATCTGTAAGCTGCTGGATCTAGAACCTGCTTTTTTTGGGGCTGTGTCAGCGGTTATTAATATGCAGCCTTCTATTTTTTTGAGCTTTCGGGCGGCTAAGGATCAAATTTTAGTCCATATTTTAGGGGTTTTGGCGGGCTTTTGCTTCGGCTATTTTTTGGGGGTGACGCCTCTTTCGGCAGGCTTGATTGTTATTTTGCTTATTCCCCTGTATATCAAGCTGGACTTGCACAGCGGCATTACCATGGGGATTGTGGCAGCTCTATTTGTGCTGAGTTCCAGTACAGAGGAGTTTTTGGTGCATGCCCTGGCGAGAACCGGCGTTATTTTTGTCGGTTTGGGCGCAGCGATGCTGATCAATGTGGTTTTGTGGCCGCCGCGTTATAATCAAGCGTTGAAAGGAAAATTGCGGCAGGCCAATGAAGCGGCGGTGCTTTATTTTTGCCGGGCGGTCCAAGAATATGTGGGGCTGGAGGGGAGTGAACAACCCCACATTGAGCCGGAAGAGAAGAAACGGATTTATAAACTGAATAAGGAAGCCAGGCAGCTCTTGGAGTTGATGAGCCGCGAGCGTTATTTAGGGGTGGCCTCCAAGGAGCAGCCGAAGGAGTGGCTGACGCAGGCGGAAAAACTGATTGATTATAACGAATCCATTGTAAAAAAAGCAAACCGTATTTTTGATTTGCTGCCTACGCGGGTGGAACGACGACATGACGTGGGCGATCCTCCCGTGAGCGAAGAATTTAGGGCGATTTTAGAAGTGCTCGAAAGCGGCTGTACTATCGTCATTCGGGTAAACGGCAAGCTGCGTACGGTGATTATTGACGAAGGAACGGTGCAAGTAGAAGAAATTAGCGAGGAATATTGGGAAGCGCTGACCCATGCCATTGAGCAATGGCAGCCGCGCTTTGAAGGAAGCTATTACATGCATGGCCTGCTGGAGGTGGCGGTGATCGCCAATGAAATCAAATGGGCGACGCGGCAAGCGAAAATTTTGCTGCAGGAAAGCATGGAAGCAGAAATATGAAGCAGGGAAAAACGAAACAGGCGATGGAAAACGCAAAGATGCGCGTTCCAACGCCTGTTTTATTGCCGCAGTGCGTCAATTTGTTGCAGTAGATCGTTGGCCTGCTGCCCGTAACGGCGCACGTATAATTCGCGCAACGGGCGGGCCTTGGTAAAGAATTCTTCTATGTTTTCCACTTCGTTGATTTTCAGGCCTTTGTTGCGCAGTTGCTGAAGCAACGCTGCTTCCTCCGAAGCGACCAGCTCACGTTCGTAAGCCTGGGCCTCCTTGGCGGCATCCAGCAAGAGGTTTTGCTGCTTATGGGATAGCGATTGCCACGTCTTTTCGCTGATGAGGAGCACTTGAATAAAATATTGATGATTAGTAAGGGAAAGATATTTTTGCACTTCGTAGAGTTTGTTGTGGAAAACTAGAGAAATCGGATTCTCTTGGCCATCCAGAACTTGTTGTTTTAAAATATCGTAGGTCTCGCTAAAGGGGAGCGGGGTGGGGAGGGCGCCTAAAAAATTTAATCCTTCTATGCTGGCTTGGCTTTGAGGTACTCGCAGACGCAGTCCTTTTAGATCTTGAACAGTACGAATCGGTTGGCGGTTGTTCGTAATTTGACGTGCGCCGGCGTCGAAATAACAAAGTACGCGCAAGCCGCTTTGTTGGAGGTTTTTATCTATTTCGCGTCCAATGGGGCCGTCAAAAACACGCATCTCATGTGCTTTGTTTTGGTATAAATAAGGCGTATCAAAAATAGCTGTTAACGGTTCATAGGTGCTTAGAAATCCTACGGACGAAGTACCCATATCGACGGTACCCATGCGCATGTTTTCGTTGCGGTCTCGCATGCTGCCCAATTTGGCATTAGGATATACCTGGATTTCCAGAGAGCCCCCTGAACGTTCGCGAACTAAGTCGGCTAATTTTTGAGCGCCGCGGCTCTCGTGCGACGTGGCGTCAGTTTCCGTTCCCAGACGGAGGACTTTTTTATCTTCGGAAATGGTTAGCGGTAAGGAAGCGCACCCTATGAAGAGCAATAAGCTCAGAACGATAAGAGCTAGAGCGATGCAACGGAAACGATACGCGAACATGGATACGCCTCCTGTCAGGTTGTGTGTTGTTGCGCTTGCTTTTTCAGCAAAAGCAGAGCTTCTTCGGCAGGGACGGGACGACTGAAGTAGTAGCCTTGGATGAGATCGCAACCATAATGGAGAAGATAGTCCATCTGCTCCTGGGTTTCTACCCCTTCAGCGACGACTCGCAGTTTTAGGCTTTGAGCAAAATGAATCAGCGAGTTAACGAGGCTGTCGTCTTCTTGGGTAATGATGGTGTCAATAAAGGATTTGTCTATTTTTAGAATCTCTACGGGGAAAAGACGTAAATGCGTGATTGACGAGTAGCCGGTGCCGAAATCATCTAAGGCCAAGGTGACGCCTAAATTTTTCAACTGCTGCAGTTTGGCGCAGCTTTCGTCAAGCGCTGTTAATAAAGCGCTCTCGGTAATCTCAAGCTCCAATTGCTGTGCTGCAATACCGGATTCTCTTAAGGCATTCTGGACGGTAGAGACAATCTGCTCATCGGCTAATTGTTTTGAGGAAAGATTGACTGCGATGCGAATATGCTCGTAGCCTGCAGTAGAAAGCGTTTGCAGAAAGCGGCAGGCTTGTTGCAGTACCCAGGCGCCAATTGGAATGATAAGCTGGCTTTGCTCCGCAAGCGGAATAAAGCGAGCTGGTGAAACATTTCCGTGGATAGGGCTTTGCCAACGTAAGAGTGCTTCAAAAGCTGCTAGACGATTGTCTGCTAAGGAGAGCTGCGGCTGAAAAACGAGCGATAATTCATCATTTTCCAGGGCGCGTCGGAGGCTGTTGGTCAAAAGTAGTTTTTCTTGAGCTTCACGCAACATGTCGTCTTCAAAAAAACGCCAGCAGTTGCGACCGGCCGCCTTGGCGGCGTACATGGCGTTGTCCGCTTTTTTAATGAGCTCTTCAACCGAAGTGCCGTCGCGAGGATAGGAGGCAATGCCTATGCTGCCGGAAATGCGAACGGTAGTGGCGGACAAAAGATAATCATGACATAAATTTTGCACCAGTAAATCAGCAAGGCGGCTTAATTCCGTCGGATCGACACAGCCAGGCAAAAGGGCGATGAATTCGTCGCCACCGAGGCGGGCGATGAATGCATTATAGCGTGAGAGGGTTTCTGATAATTTTTGTCCGGACGCAATAATAATAGTATCGCCGGCGAAATGACCGAAATTGTCATTGATGCTTTTTAAATCGTCCAAATCGACGAAGAAAATGGAACCGCTTCGCAGCCCATTCTGTTGCGGACGAAGCTCATCTTCGAGGCGAGCCATCAAACTGGCGCGATTTTGCAGGCCTGTAAGAGCGTCCTGAAAAGCAATGCGGCTAATTTCTTCATGAAGCTCTTTGCGTTGCGTCAACTCTGCCTGCAGGCTTTGTTGCAGTTGCGCTCCTTGCAAAGCCAGTACGACCAGATCCGCGTATTGCTGCAGCATGTTTCGTTCATCTAAAGCCAAAGGTCGAATCGCATCTTGCCAGGTTAATGTTAAGCAGCCGATGAGTTGCTCGTGGGAGGTTAGCGGCACCATGATGGCTGTGCGGAGTTGGTTCCAGGGAGGGCGGTTTATGCGGTTGGAGAAAGCTTGGTAATCTTCCGTGTATTGCAGTTCTTTAGTGGCGAGGAGCTGAGGGAAGAGTCCTTCGTTTTCAAGCAGCGCTCCCCCTAAATAAGCGCTATGGCTGCCGTTGGCATAGCGTACAACCATAGTATCTTCTTCCCAAAACGCGATGTGCCCATCTTGGGCGTCGGCTAACTGTAATGCACTATCCAGCATGCTTTGCAGTTGAACATCCAACGCAGCGGTATTGTCCGCTAACAACTGCACCATTGCTTGATGCTGGCGTTCGCGCAGACGTAATTGAGCTTCTTTTTCTTCGCGGCTCCTAATTTCGCTATGCAACTGATCATTATTTCGGTGCAGCTCATCGGTGACAGCCAACAATTCTTCATTCATAGCGACTAGCTCTTCATTGGCTGCCGTAAGCTCAACTTCTGCGCGCATTCGTTCCGAAACTTCTTCTTGCAGAACGCTGTTGGTTTGGCGAAGCTGCTGGCTGCCTAAATCAATGGCGCGGCTTTGGCGCAGTAATAAGGCGGAAAGACCGGCAAAAATGAGGAAAGAGAGTAAGCCGTGAGTTAGAGCGGTATTGCGGAGCGGAGCTAGGGCTAAATTTTTGTCCTGTACCGTTAAAATGGCCCAGGAAGCGGAATAACCGGGTAGGCGGATGGGGGCATAGGTGCAGAAAAAAGTTTCTCCGCCTTCGGCGGTATATTCTTTCGTTCCTTGGGCGCCGTTGAGTGCAGCTTTAGCAGCTTCCTGCAAGCCGGATGGAAGAGAAATGTTGCTGGTGGTCAGTTGGTAATTATTGTTCTCTAATACAACCTGGCCTTCAACATCGCGAGAGACTAAGGTTTTTTGTGCAAGTTTATAATTATAGTGTTCGTTTGTTTGCTGCGAGTCTGGGTGAACCACGACGGTTCCTTCCTGGTCTAGTACATATACATAACGTTCGTCACTGCGATAATACTGACCAACTCGTTCTTGCAGCCCGTCAACACGTATTAAAGCAGCCAATACAGCAGTTAGGGCATCGTCTTGAAAAACAGGAAAAAAGAGGCCGATGACTGTAGATGGGCTTTGTTGATTGCTGCTGAATGAATAGAAGGAAGGACTGATAAACGGTTGGGGGTCTTGCAGTATTTGCTGAAACCACCACCGATCTGGACGAGTGGCGGCGAGGCCTCGTACACGAGCCGTTTGGACGCCATCGGGGACGCGCTGGATAATAAGATTTTCAAACAAACCTTGTTGGGAAAAACGATCCAAGAGATAACGTTGCTGCTTTTGAGGAGAGGCGCTTTTGATTTCCGCGTCTTGTGACATTTCACTTCCTATGCGAAAGGCCATTTCTAAAAAGGAAGCTACACTAAGCGCCACCGTTTCGGAATAAATCTTATTTTCTTCACTGAGGCGCCGATAAGCGGAAGTTGATAAAAAATAGTAATTAGCGGTATTGAAAAGGAGAAATGCCAATAAGCCCAGAACAATAATTCGTAGAGAAAAATGCATGCTATTTTGTTGCTGAGGCATACTGCACCTCCTTGTACGTAGTGAGAAAAGAAAAAGTATAAATTTTATAGTTGATGTAATATTCTGGCGGGATCTTGGAGAATCCTTCCTTTTACGGTAACTCTTTGGGAATTAACGGTGAAAATACACATAAGGTGACAAATTTCCTATATGGTTGGGGGTAAAGATGAATTGGCATAGGAAGTTTTGTTTCTCGGGGCGTTAGCTAAGTAAAACCAAGATATTTATTTAAACGGAGATGTGTTGGATGTCAATTGTTCAAGGATTTTTGCATTACTATAAACCGTATAAACGTTTGTTTTACACCGATATGATTTGCGCCGTTCTGGTTTCGATGATTGATTTGGTATTTCCTCAGGCGCTCAATTATTTGACTAAAAATTTTTTGGTGACTCAGACTGGAGAGTTTGTAGCTATCGTTGGCTATCTTGGCGCGGGTATGCTGGGATTGTATTTGCTACGTTATGGTTGTCAGTATTATATTACGACCTGGGGCCATGTGATGGGGGCTCGTATGGAAAGCGATATGCGTCAGGACTTATTCGAGCAATTCCAGCGCCTCTCTTTTTCCTACTATGACCGTAACAACACCGGTGAGATGATGTCCAAGGTGGTTTCCGATCTTTTTGATATTTCTGAGCTGGCCCATCATGGTCCGGAAAATATTTTTATTTCCTGCTTGAAACTGGCTGGCTCCTTTGTGTTGCTGTTGTTTATCCATGTGCCGCTGACGCTGCTATTGTTTGCGGTGGCCTTAAGTATGACCTGGTTTAGCTACTATCAAAACAAAAAAATGAAGGTCATTTTTATGGAGAATCGTCAGCGTATCGCGGCGGTTAACTCGCAAGTACAGGACAGCCTTGCGGGTATCCGGGTGATTAAATCATTTGCCAACGAAGAGCTGGAAAGAGAGAAATTTCGCCGCAGCAATGAAGAGTTTTTGGATTCCAAGGAACGCGTTTACAAGCTGATGGGCCGCTTTCACGCAGGCAATGGCTTGTTGGAAGGCGTACTATATGTGTTGGTTTTGGTGAGCGGCAGCTATTTTGTGTCTCAAGGCCAACTGGCGGCCACTGATTTGGCTGTATATGCCTTGTACATTGCGATTTTTCTTAACCCGTTGGATGTGTTGATTCTCTTTTCGGAACAGTTTCAGAAAGGGTACGCCGGTTTTCGGCGCTTTGCCGAGGTGATGCAGATGCGTCCAGACATCGTGGATCGGGAGCCGGCGATGGAAGTAGAGACGGTGCAGGGATGTTTGGAATATGAAAATGTCTCCTTTGCGTATGAAGACAATCCGGCAGTATTGCATCAGGTGAACTTTACGGTGGAAGCGGGACGGACGGTGGCGCTGGTGGGCCCTTCCGGCGGCGGGAAAACGACGATTTGTTCGCTCTTGCCCCGCTTTTATGATGTAACTGAGGGGGCTATCCGTATTGACGGACATGACGTACGGGATTGGAAATTAGCTTCCTTGCGCAGCGCCATTGGCTTGGTGCAGCAAGATGTATATTTGTTTGCGGGCACGATCCGAGACAATATTTTGTATGGACGCCCGGATGCCACGGACAGCGAAGTCATAGCCGCCGCTAAGCAGGCCAACATTCATGAATTTATTACTTCTTTGGAAAACGGTTATGATACGTATGTAGGAGAGCGAGGCGTGCGTCTTTCAGGCGGCCAGAAGCAGCGCATTTCTATTGCCAGGGTGTTTTTGAAAAATCCGGCCATTTTGATTTTGGATGAGGCAACTTCGGCGCTGGACAATGAGAGCGAGCGTCATATTCAAAAATCGCTGGAGCAGCTGGCGAAGAATCGTACCACCTTGATTATCGCGCATCGCTTGAGTACCATTCGCCATGCGGATGAAATTGTTGTCATTAACGAGGGCCGTATCCAAGAACGGGGCACTCATGGTGAGCTGCTGGCGAAAGACGGTTTGTACGCTCGTTACTACGGTATGCAATTTGCAGGGATGGACGTCGAAAATGACATGAATGCAGCAACTTCTTCTTGACTTTTGTAACAAGGTGTACTAACCTCTAAAACAAGTGAATGATTTGGCGAGGAACAGGAAGAGTACATATGCTGTCTTTGGCATAGCGAGCTGGTGACCGGGTGACCGGAGGTGAGATGACCAGCCCAATAGGCATAGGGAATGGGCCTGTGAGCCGTCCACCGAAATCAGAGTAGGCTGGACCGGGAGCTCCCGTTAACGAGCTAGGATATCGGCGGCAGCCTGTATTTGAAAAAAGGAAAGGCATAGCCTTTCAAACTAGGGTGGTACCGCGAACCATTTCGCCCCTTTCGGGTGGAATGGTTTTTCTTTTTTTTGAGCTGCTGACTTGCTTGTATCACGCGCCAGAATCGTTCTTTTTCCGTCTGGCTGCGGCAGAGCAACCTTGAAAGAGCGCCGCTATTCCTGCGGTCACTCTTACTTGTCAGGCGGAAAAATTACTTCTTCTGGCGGTGCACTCGCGAAGCCAACAGCTCTCTGGAAGTACGAAAGGGACAACGGAGAGCAGTGCGCTCAGAGTAAAACAGAGAATATAAATGGAGCTGACAATGGCTTCATGAAAAAGCGAAGAACGGGAAGAGTACATGCAGCACTCTCGGGTGCAGCGAGTCGGCGGCCGGGCGACCGGAGGTGAGATGGCCGATGCTGAGAGCGTATGGAATGGCCCCGGGAGCTGTCTGCCGAAGGAGACTGTAGGCCAGACCGGACGCCGCCGTTAACAGGCTAGGGTATCGGTGTAGGCCCGTATCCGAAGAAGGAAAGGCGCAGCCTTTCAAATCAGGGTGGTACCGCGAGTCAATTCGCCCCTTACAAGGGGAGTGAATTGGCTTTTTTATTTTAACTTAAAAAGTGGAGGCTGATAAAGATGAGTGGAATTGTTTTATTTCGGATTGACGAGCGTTTAGTGCACGGGCAGGTGGTGACAGCGTGGCTGGGGCATACACAGGCGGAGGAAATTTTGGTAGTGGATGATGCAACAGCCCAAGATAGTTTGTTACGCTCGATTGTAAAAATGGCAGTGCCGCCGCAGGTCGAGGTTCAAATTGCTGCACTGGAGGAGGCGGAGGAATTGCTGGCGGAGCTGGAGCTGGAAGCAAGGGTGATGGTGATAGTGAAGCATCCGGAAAGCGCGCGAAAAATACTGGAACAGTATCAAGGAATGGCTTTAGAAATCAATATGGGTAACGCCGGTATGGCTGCGGGACGGAGCAAATTATCGTCCAGCGTCTATTTGACGGAAGCCGAGGTAGAAGAGCTGCACCGCATTGAATCTTTGGGGCATGCAGTATATCTGCAGACAGTTCCGGGGACGGAGCGGAAACTATTGGCCGAGGCGTTGCTATGAGTGGAAATAAGGAAGACGTTTCTGTAAAAACAGCGGATAAGTCAGATGCTGAAAATATTTTGATTTTGCAAAAAGAAGCGTATGCAAGCGAGGCGGCGTTGTATGGAAAATGGGATATTGAGCCCTTGCGCCAAACCTTGGAAGAATTGATAGCGGAATGGGAGGAGCAAGTAATATTGAAGGCTTGCGCAGGAGGCGTGTTGGTAGGGAGTGTTCGCGGTCGGGTGCAGGGAGAGACTTGCTATGTGGGAAAATTGATGGTGAAACCAGAGCTGCAGAACCAGGGTGTTGGCAAGAAGTTGTTGCTGGAGTTGGAAAAACAGTTTCCTGCGGCAAGGCGGTTTGAATTGTTTACAGGAGAAAAAAGTCTAAAAAATTTGCATGTCTACGAAAAGTTGGGATATTGTCCAGAGCGCACGCAAATAGTTGACGATAACTTAACCCTTGTTTTTTTGGCGAAATACCGGAAAACAGAACGGAAAGAATGAGGAGGCGAAAAATTTGTTTGTAGAAGCGGTATTGATTGGGCTATTGACTTGGTTGGCCGGAGGACTTCTTTCATTATCTCTGAGCTGGACTCTCTACATGGGAGCGCCGCTGATGGGCGGCTTGCTGGTAGGGCTTATTCTAGGAGATGTATCGTATGGGGTACAGACTGGGGCTATGATTCAAATGGCCTATATTGGCTATATTGCTACCGGGGCGACATTGCCGGCGGATTTGGCGCTTGCAGGGTATTTGGCAGTGGCTTTGACCATGATTTCCGGGCAGCCGCCGAGTGCAGGCATTACCTTTGCGGTGGCCCTGGGATTGTTGGGCTTGTTTATTCGCCAGGCGAAGCTGACGATAAACTCTCTTTGGGTACATAAAGCGGATGGTTATGCGGAAAAGGGAGATACTAGGGGGATTATCCTTATGAATATTGGCGCATCCCAACTGGTTCCCTTTGCACTGTACTTTATCCCTACTTTTTTAGCGATCTATGTGGGCGGGGATTATTTGAAACAGCTGCTGGACGCCTTGCCGAAGGAAGTGGTCGACGGGCTGCGTGTGACAGGAGGGTTGTTGTCAGCGTTGGGTTTAGGGTTGCTGTTGAAATATCTTTCTCGGGGATATTTGCTACCCTTTTTGTTTTTGGGTTTTGCCATGGCAGCCTATGGCAAACTGGATATTTTGGCAGCGAGCATTATCGGTACAGCATTGGCCTTTTTGCATGTGACCTATCGGTATGGGATTGGAGGAGAGAAAAGTGGAAAACGACGTTAAAGATAAGGTGGTTCTCACCAAAGGAGATTTGGTTAAATCGTTTTTATGCTGGCATAGTTTTTGTCAGTCTTGCCACAATTATGAACGTATGCAAGCGTTGGGGTTTACGCATGCAATGATTCCCATTCTGACGCGCTTATATAAAGATAAGGCAGATATTGCCGCCGGTCTTAAGCGGCATTTGCAGTTTTTTAATACAGAGCCAAACATTGGTTCCGTGGTGCCGGGCATTATGGCGGCATTGGAGGAACAGCGCGCCAACGGCGCGGAATTGTCTGATGAGACGATTAATAGTCTGAAAACCGGCTTGATGGGGCCGTTAGCCGGCGTAGGTGATACGGTGACCCAAGGGTTGGTGAAAACCATTTTACTGGCTATTGCGGTAGACATGGCAGCGCAAGGATCGGTGCTGGGGCCTCTTTTCTTTTTCTTCTGCTTTACAACCTATACTATGGGCATTGGCTATTTTCTTTATATGCAAGGGTATCGCTTGGGGCGGGACGCCTTATCGAAAATGCTGGAAGGCGACTTGGTCAGCCGGATTACGGAAGGGTTAACCGTGTTGGGCTTGATTGTCGTTGGGGCT
This sequence is a window from Anaeromusa acidaminophila DSM 3853. Protein-coding genes within it:
- a CDS encoding aromatic acid exporter family protein, translating into MKIGARVIKTGIAVAVTMFICKLLDLEPAFFGAVSAVINMQPSIFLSFRAAKDQILVHILGVLAGFCFGYFLGVTPLSAGLIVILLIPLYIKLDLHSGITMGIVAALFVLSSSTEEFLVHALARTGVIFVGLGAAMLINVVLWPPRYNQALKGKLRQANEAAVLYFCRAVQEYVGLEGSEQPHIEPEEKKRIYKLNKEARQLLELMSRERYLGVASKEQPKEWLTQAEKLIDYNESIVKKANRIFDLLPTRVERRHDVGDPPVSEEFRAILEVLESGCTIVIRVNGKLRTVIIDEGTVQVEEISEEYWEALTHAIEQWQPRFEGSYYMHGLLEVAVIANEIKWATRQAKILLQESMEAEI
- a CDS encoding MerR family transcriptional regulator, whose product is MNYTIKQVAEQFSISAHTLRYYEKEGLLPLVMRDENGNRLFGEADLEWLVLIRCLRDTGMSVGEIKAYVALCQQGDATIFQRREIIAQHKRDVEKKICRMQEYLTRIDRKLQGYDAFIAGESSCVCQPVHSAAGD
- a CDS encoding bifunctional diguanylate cyclase/phosphodiesterase — translated: MPQQQNSMHFSLRIIVLGLLAFLLFNTANYYFLSTSAYRRLSEENKIYSETVALSVASFLEMAFRIGSEMSQDAEIKSASPQKQQRYLLDRFSQQGLFENLIIQRVPDGVQTARVRGLAATRPDRWWFQQILQDPQPFISPSFYSFSSNQQSPSTVIGLFFPVFQDDALTAVLAALIRVDGLQERVGQYYRSDERYVYVLDQEGTVVVHPDSQQTNEHYNYKLAQKTLVSRDVEGQVVLENNNYQLTTSNISLPSGLQEAAKAALNGAQGTKEYTAEGGETFFCTYAPIRLPGYSASWAILTVQDKNLALAPLRNTALTHGLLSFLIFAGLSALLLRQSRAIDLGSQQLRQTNSVLQEEVSERMRAEVELTAANEELVAMNEELLAVTDELHRNNDQLHSEIRSREEKEAQLRLRERQHQAMVQLLADNTAALDVQLQSMLDSALQLADAQDGHIAFWEEDTMVVRYANGSHSAYLGGALLENEGLFPQLLATKELQYTEDYQAFSNRINRPPWNQLRTAIMVPLTSHEQLIGCLTLTWQDAIRPLALDERNMLQQYADLVVLALQGAQLQQSLQAELTQRKELHEEISRIAFQDALTGLQNRASLMARLEDELRPQQNGLRSGSIFFVDLDDLKSINDNFGHFAGDTIIIASGQKLSETLSRYNAFIARLGGDEFIALLPGCVDPTELSRLADLLVQNLCHDYLLSATTVRISGSIGIASYPRDGTSVEELIKKADNAMYAAKAAGRNCWRFFEDDMLREAQEKLLLTNSLRRALENDELSLVFQPQLSLADNRLAAFEALLRWQSPIHGNVSPARFIPLAEQSQLIIPIGAWVLQQACRFLQTLSTAGYEHIRIAVNLSSKQLADEQIVSTVQNALRESGIAAQQLELEITESALLTALDESCAKLQQLKNLGVTLALDDFGTGYSSITHLRLFPVEILKIDKSFIDTIITQEDDSLVNSLIHFAQSLKLRVVAEGVETQEQMDYLLHYGCDLIQGYYFSRPVPAEEALLLLKKQAQQHTT
- a CDS encoding alpha/beta hydrolase gives rise to the protein MKALWKKPLRLFALAMAVIGVFIIGISGYVGWNLTHPPRKALQTTPAVVGLSYEPVSFVSRQDGLDLQGWLLRAPENRLTVICSHGYRQNREQADVPLLPLAKVLVEHGMNVLLFDYRNSGESAGQMTSVGQYEVRDLLGAVDYVHSRQDLNPKVALLGFSMGAATAILAGAAEPSIAAVVADAPFADLTRYLETNFSVWTGLPAVPFNRTILAVTPILTGLQPEKVSPVQVVGEFAGRPLLLIHGEADEDIAPENSWELQQAYPAAELMLVAGARHVKSYQQEPMHYEAALLNFLRKVEIAH
- a CDS encoding DUF362 domain-containing protein → MEKAKVYFTNMRATSKMNLLQKLEHLVKKAGMTDIDFKEKYAAIKIHFGEPGNLAYLRPNYAKVIVDVIKAQGGKAFLTDCNTLYVGRRKDALEHMDAAYENGFNPFATGCQIIIGDGLKGTDEAYVPVVGGEHVKEAKIGRAVMDADIFISLTHFKGHELTGFGGALKNIGMGCGSRAGKMEMHSDGKPRVREKSCVGCGACAKICAHSAITITAKKASIDHSICVGCGRCIGTCHFNAIAAAWDESNDVLNKKIAEYSWAVLNDRPHFHISLVVDVAPFCDCHAENDVPIIPDLGMFASFDPVALDMACADMANKAPAIPGSHLGEQLAARKDSTEADHFCTAHPETNWLSCVDHAEKLGLGTKKYELIEV
- a CDS encoding TRAP transporter substrate-binding protein; amino-acid sequence: MFAYRFRCIALALIVLSLLLFIGCASLPLTISEDKKVLRLGTETDATSHESRGAQKLADLVRERSGGSLEIQVYPNAKLGSMRDRNENMRMGTVDMGTSSVGFLSTYEPLTAIFDTPYLYQNKAHEMRVFDGPIGREIDKNLQQSGLRVLCYFDAGARQITNNRQPIRTVQDLKGLRLRVPQSQASIEGLNFLGALPTPLPFSETYDILKQQVLDGQENPISLVFHNKLYEVQKYLSLTNHQYFIQVLLISEKTWQSLSHKQQNLLLDAAKEAQAYERELVASEEAALLQQLRNKGLKINEVENIEEFFTKARPLRELYVRRYGQQANDLLQQIDALRQ